The DNA sequence CCTCGGCTTCGGCGGATTGGAACAATTGGGCCCCGGCCTGCTCGAGCCGCAATCCGGCATTCGAGCCCTGGACCTTGGGCTGCTTGGCCAATACGGCATCGACGCCCTGTGCGACAAGTTCCGGCCGGCCTCCGCTTGCGCGGATCAGGTTCACGGCCAGCTGGTCGCGATCTTCCAGCATGGTTTTCAGAATGTGTGCTGGCGTCAGAACCTGATGCCCATTGGCCAGAGCGGCTGTCTGTGCACCCTGGATAATGGCCCGGGCGCGTTCAGTATATTGCTCAATATTCATCTATATCCCCTTTGAAAGGCAGATCATTGAAGTCGGTGGATGATGGCCCCGCTCAGCGGCAGCCGGTATCCGGTTCTTCCCTGATGTGGGTAGTCCCCCCTCCTCATGCAAGCGCTGGAATTGCGCCCCGCGCCGCCCATGAAAAAGCCCGCCTGCACGGGAAGCAGACGGGCGTTTCAGGTCCGGTATCCGGTAAGGGTCAGTCCGTGGCTTCCGCAGGAGCCTCTTCGGACTGGGCGCCGTCATCATCCTTCGGCGATGATTTGCGGCGTCCGCGTGACACCGTTTTCAGAACTCCATCGGTCTCGGTGTCGGAATCATCCGCTTTTTCGCGCTTGGCATAGGGCTTCCGGCGGCTGCGGGATTTCGGCTTGTCGGCCTTCTCGGCATCTTCATCGGAGGCTGACGTCTCGCTACGACCGTCATCGCTGTCGGATTTGGTGTCCTTCGAGCCCGTGTCTTCCGGCGACTCGTTATTGTTCCGGCTGCCGGAGCGGGATTCGACTTCCGCTTCCTGACGGGTGCCGGACTCCTTGTCCTGTGAGTCGCTGTCGTCGCGATCATCGCGCCGATTGTCGCGATTCTGCTGGCGCTGCTGCTGGGCGCGCTCTTTCGCTTCCTGCTGTTTTGCAACAATGCGCTGATAGTGTTCTGCGAACTGGTAATAGGCTTCCGACAGGATGCGATCGCCACTGGTCTGCGCATCGCGGGCATACTGCAGGTACTTGTCCAGCACCTGTTGGGCAGAGCCACGGATTTTCACATCCGGACCGACGCTTTCATAGTGACGGTTCGGATTGTTGTGGCTGTTCTGATTGTTACCGCCTGAGCGACGATTGCGCCCGCGTGAGCGTTTCATGAAGTTCATCCCGTATCATGCGCCTGCGCAGTTTGCAGGCAGTTCCCAGCGCAATTGGCCTTCTGGATTAAAGTGGCCCCAGCCCTTGATTTGCGCGAGTTCTCGTGAGGGGGACATGCAATGACACCAAGTGTTGTCGCCGTCTCACAGGAATCTTCTAGCGTGACTTTGTGATTCCGCCAAGAAGAAATGTAAGTATTACACAACCGGGCGTTTTGCGATGATGGCGCGATCATTTCCGCCCAGATCCCGGAACAGCGATACCGACTGAAATCCCGCCGCGTCCAACAGGGCAATGACGGCCTCGGCCTGATCATGACCGATTTCGAAGACCAGCCACGCGCCCGGTTTCATGGCCGCTGCCCCGATGCGGACAATCTCCCGATAGGCCACCAGGCCATCCGGGCCGCCATCCAGCGCCGCAGCGGGATCATGATCCCGGACTTCCGGCATCAGGCCCGCCAGATCGCCGCTTGGAATATAGGGGGGATTGGAAATGATCAGGTCCACATCCGACCAGCCCTGCCAGTCAGACCACCGGCCTTCATGCACGTCCGCCCGTGCGGACAGACCCAGACGGAGCAGGTTTTCCCGCGCCAGGCTTGCGGCCTCCGCGCTCGCTTCAACGCCAGTTCCCGACGCCAGCGGACGATTGGCAAGAATGGCAGCCAGCAGGCACCCACTGCCTGCGCCGAGATCCGCGATCCGCGCAGGTTCGTTGGGCGCCAGCTGCCCCAGGGCAGCCTCGACAACGATCTCGCTGTCCGGACGCGGTATCAGGGCCCGCGCATCGGTCAGGAACTCGAGTCCGTAGAATTCAGTCGTGCCGAGAATGTGCTGAATCGGCTCCCTGCCTGCCCGGCGGGAAACCCGGTTGCGGAACGCCCCCACGGCCTCTTCCGGCACATTGTCCTGACCGCGACTGATAAGCTCCGAGGACTGATGTCCTGTCACATGCGCCAGCAGCCAGCGGCTTTCAAGCCGGGCATTCACGATGCCGGCCTCCTCGAGGGCCGCGGCCCCTTCAGCCATCAACTGGTCAAACGTCATGTCCGGCAGATCAGTTTGCCTCCATCGCGGCCAGCTTGCGCGCGCGGTCTTCCGTGATCAGCGCTTCGATCACATCGTTCAGCTTGTCGCCGGTGATGATCTTGTCCAGCGAATACAGCGTCAGGCCGATCCTGTGATCCGTCACGCGGTT is a window from the Hyphomonas sp. genome containing:
- the prmC gene encoding peptide chain release factor N(5)-glutamine methyltransferase; amino-acid sequence: MTFDQLMAEGAAALEEAGIVNARLESRWLLAHVTGHQSSELISRGQDNVPEEAVGAFRNRVSRRAGREPIQHILGTTEFYGLEFLTDARALIPRPDSEIVVEAALGQLAPNEPARIADLGAGSGCLLAAILANRPLASGTGVEASAEAASLARENLLRLGLSARADVHEGRWSDWQGWSDVDLIISNPPYIPSGDLAGLMPEVRDHDPAAALDGGPDGLVAYREIVRIGAAAMKPGAWLVFEIGHDQAEAVIALLDAAGFQSVSLFRDLGGNDRAIIAKRPVV
- a CDS encoding DUF4167 domain-containing protein; translated protein: MKRSRGRNRRSGGNNQNSHNNPNRHYESVGPDVKIRGSAQQVLDKYLQYARDAQTSGDRILSEAYYQFAEHYQRIVAKQQEAKERAQQQRQQNRDNRRDDRDDSDSQDKESGTRQEAEVESRSGSRNNNESPEDTGSKDTKSDSDDGRSETSASDEDAEKADKPKSRSRRKPYAKREKADDSDTETDGVLKTVSRGRRKSSPKDDDGAQSEEAPAEATD